From one Humulus lupulus chromosome 8, drHumLupu1.1, whole genome shotgun sequence genomic stretch:
- the LOC133795683 gene encoding uncharacterized protein LOC133795683 produces MDVLNDIAQPNNCEDDENEVDDEIPPTSECRGTSQYYNDLFAEMESPLFPGCEKYTSLNFVAKLMHFKVLGKIPNKIFDGILELLEDAFPSPNKIPKSHYASKRLMRKLGKHKCPICGEDRWVDKNTKGKKVAQKVMRYFPLTPRLMRKYASRHISQHMRWHHEGRVKEDGIMRHPADGKAWKDFDRSNPAFAMEPRNVRLGLAADGFNPFGNMSLSYSMWPVVLTTYNLPPWLCIKETNFMLTLLIPDPHSPGKDFDVFLRPLVDELKELWVNGVQTRDVVDGSFFKLRAALLWTINDFPARTSLSGWSGQGYTACPTCNVSTPSVRLQNKVAFYGHRHFLPMGHQIRKKKKLYGSVEKRPPPEEFSTEAIFTQMNFMPESLPGKHVSYGGQKRKRTKEQVGWRKKSIFFELPYWANMKL; encoded by the exons ATGGATGTTCTTAATGATATAGCACAACCTAACAATTGTGAAGATGATGAGAACGAGGTTGATGATGAGATACCACCAACATCAGAATGCAGAGGTACTAGCCAATACTATAATGACTTATTTGCCGAGATGGAGTCTCCGTTATTCCCAGGGTGTGAAAAATACACATCTTTGAATTTCGTAGCTAAGttgatgcatttcaaagtgttggggaAAATTCCAAACAAAATTTTTGATGGAATCTTGGAGTTGTTAGAAGATGCATTCCCATCTCCAAATAAGATACCAAAGTCACATTATGCGTCGAAGAGGTTGATGAGGAAATTGG gaaaacaCAAGTGCCCAATTTGTGGGGAGGATCGTTGGGTTGATAAAAATACCAAGGGGAAGAAAGTGGCCCAAAAAGTTATGCGTTATTTTCCATTGACCCCTCGGTTGATGCGAAAATACGCGTCAAGGCAcatttctcaacatatgagatggcatcatgAAGGGCGTGTTAAAGAAGATGGTATCATGCGTCATCCTGCAGATGGGAAAGCATGGAAGGATTTTGACCGTAGCAATCCAGCATTTGCAATGGAACCTAGGAATGTGCGTCTTGGATTGGCTGCTGATGGATTCAATCCTTTTGGAAATATGAGTTTGTCTTATAGCATGTGGCCGGTTGTGTTAACGACTTACAACTTGCCACCGTGGTTATGCATTAAAGAGACTAACTTTATGTTGACTTTATTAATTCCTGATCCACATTCACCtggaaaagattttgatgttttcttaaggcCATTGGTTGATGAGTTGAAGGAATTATGGGTGAACGGTGTTCAGACTCGAGATGTTGTTGATGGTAGTTTTTTTAAGCTTCGAGCAGCTTTATTGTGGACTATAAATGATTTTCCAGCGAGGACTAGTctttctggatggagtggtcaaggTTACACTGCTTGTCCTACTTGCAATGTATCAACACCATCAGTTCGTTTGCAAAATAAGGTTGCATTTTACGGTCACAGACATTTTTTACCAATGGGACACCAAATTAGAAAAAAGAAGAAGTTATATGGTTCAGTTGAGAAAAGACCACCTCCAGAGGAATTTAGCACTGAAGCTATTTTCACACAAATGAATTTTATGCCTGAAtctcttcctggtaagcatgtTAGCTACGGTGGACAAAAAAGGAAACGCACAAAAGAGCAAGTTGGTTGGCGTAAAAAAAGCATTTTctttgagctcccatattgggccaaTATGAAGTTGTGA
- the LOC133797901 gene encoding stemmadenine O-acetyltransferase-like, translated as MEVSIISRETVKPSSLSLNELKPHKLCLFDQITPMTYASIMVFFRNNNTDPNFNANIPQTLVQLKKSLSEILTLFYPFSGRTKNNLYVDDFNAGVTYVEAKVNCSLIEFFKLKQNELLNQFVPFLPWRNESEARQEELPQIGFQVNIFACGGIAIASSLGHKIADGGTLSHFLMSWATAFRGFPAKIIPPNLSNASIAFPPRDLLPTKYRSLKDKLWFNKGNFVTKRFVFQANAIANLRDIGKSQRVPKPSRNEVLTCFLWKHASAAAAIATGRASKDSIIAHAVNMRPRMSSNVLTTSIGNLFWWAKATSKDVGSMKLSEAVEILRGSLASFNNEYLESMEGEVGYSAVSEFYDSMDDILINSSKQDSSAPEFYGFTNWNGFFNDVDFGWGKPIWVGAHGNVGAEFRNLIVFVDGQGGKGMEAFVTLEENHMNVLEKDPKFLTFVSPNPEGLPVSII; from the coding sequence ATGGAAGTTAGTATTATTTCGAGAGAAACTGTGAAACCATCTTCGCTTTCCTTAAATGAGCTAAAACCACACAAACTTTGTCTCTTTGATCAGATTACTCCCATGACATACGCCTCAATCATGGTCTTCTTTCGCAACAATAATACTGATCCAAATTTCAATGCTAATATTCCCCAAACCCTAGTCCAGCTGAAGAAATCCCTGTCTGAAATCTTAACTTTGTTTTACCCATTTTCAGGAAGGACAAAGAACAATCTCTACGTCGATGATTTCAACGCTGGAGTCACCTACGTTGAGGCCAAGGTCAATTGTAGTTTGATTGAGTTTTTCAAGCTCAAACAAAATGAGTTGCTGAATCAGTTTGTTCCCTTCCTACCTTGGAGAAATGAAAGTGAAGCTCGACAAGAAGAGCTACCTCAAATTGGCTTTCAAGTCAACATTTTTGCATGTGGCGGAATAGCCATAGCTAGTTCGTTGGGCCATAAAATAGCAGATGGAGGGACTTTGAGCCATTTCCTCATGTCATGGGCCACTGCTTTTCGAGGCTTCCCTGCAAAAATCATACCTCCTAATCTCTCTAATGCCTCGATAGCCTTCCCACCAAGAGATTTATTGCCCACTAAATACAGATCTCTAAAGGATAAGTTATGGTTCAATAAGGGAAACTTTGTGACGAAGCGGTTTGTATTCCAAGCCAACGCCATTGCAAACCTAAGGGACATTGGTAAAAGCCAACGTGTCCCAAAGCCATCACGTAATGAAGTACTAACATGTTTTCTATGGAAACATGCATCGGCGGCAGCTGCGATTGCTACTGGCCGAGCTTCTAAGGATTCCATTATAGCCCATGCAGTGAACATGAGACCACGAATGAGCTCCAATGTCTTGACCACCTCCATTGGAAACCTCTTTTGGTGGGCCAAAGCGACTTCCAAAGATGTTGGCTCAATGAAGTTGTCTGAGGCGGTTGAAATTCTAAGGGGATCTCTTGCGAGTTTCAATAATGAGTATTTGGAGAGCATGGAAGGTGAAGTGGGTTATTCAGCAGTATCAGAGTTCTATGATTCGATGGACGATATTCTAATTAACTCATCAAAACAAGATAGCAGTGCACCTGAATTTTATGGGTTTACAAATTGGAACGGTTTCTTCAATGATGTAGATTTCGGGTGGGGGAAGCCGATATGGGTCGGAGCCCATGGGAATGTCGGGGCTGAGTTTAGAAACTTGATTGTGTTCGTGGATGGACAAGGTGGGAAGGGAATGGAAGCATTTGTGACCCTTGAAGAGAATCACATGAATGTTCTGGAAAAAGATCCCAAGTTCCTGACCTTTGTTTCTCCCAATCCTGAAGGCCTTCCAGTCAGCATTATTTGA